The following are from one region of the Elgaria multicarinata webbii isolate HBS135686 ecotype San Diego chromosome 13, rElgMul1.1.pri, whole genome shotgun sequence genome:
- the GALE gene encoding UDP-glucose 4-epimerase has translation MAEKILVTGGAGYIGSHCVLELVEAGYAPVVIDNFHNAIRGDKMVPESIQRVMEIVGKEIPFQELDVLDEAGLQELFKKHRFSAVMHFAGLKAVGESVQMPLEYYKVNLTGTIRLLEVMKAHGVKNMVFSSSATVYGDPAYLPLDEKHPVGGCTNPYGKSKYFIEEMIQDLCKAEPDWNAVLLRYFNPIGAHKSGRIGEDPQGIPNNLMPYVAQVAIGRREYLSVFGKDYNTVDGTGVRDYIHVVDLAKGHIAALKKLKDNCGCKIYNLGTGAGYSVLQMVKAMEKASGREINYKIVARRDGDVASCYANPGLAEQELGWKAVFGLDKMCEDLWRWQSQNPTGFSKN, from the exons ATGGCGGAAAAGATCCTCGTGACGGGGGGAGCCGGCTACATCGGCAGCCACTGCGTGCTGGAGTTGGTTGAGGCCGGCTATGCCCCTGTGGTCATCGACAACTTCCACAATGCCATCCGag GGGATAAGATGGTGCCCGAGAGTATCCAGCGGGTGATGGAGATTGTGGGCAAAGAGATCCCATTCCAGGAACTGGATGTTCTCGACGAGGCAGGTCTCCAGGAGCTCTTCAAGAAG CATCGTTTCTCAGCGGTGATGCACTTTGCGGGCCTCAAAGCCGTCGGGGAGTCCGTCCAGATGCCGCTGGAATATTACAAGGTGAACCTGACGGGGACCATCCGGCTGCTGGAG GTCATGAAAGCCCACGGAGTCAAGAACATGGTGTTCAGCAGCTCAGCCACGGTGTACGGGGACCCTGCCTACCTGCCCCTTGACGAGAAGCATCCGGTTGGCGGCTGCACCAACCCCTACGGCAAATCCAAGTACTTCATTGAAGAGATGATCCAAGACTTGTGCAAGGCCGAACCG GACTGGAACGCTGTTCTCCTGCGGTATTTCAACCCCATTGGAGCTCACAAGTCAGGAAGGATTGGAGAGGACCCTCAGGGTATCCCAAACAACTTGATGCCCTACGTTGCTCAG GTGGCCATAGGGCGCAGAGAGTACCTGAGCGTATTTGGCAAGGACTATAATACAGTGGACGGGACAG GCGTTCGGGATTACATCCACGTGGTGGACCTGGCCAAGGGCCACATCGCAGCCTTGAAGAAGCTCAAGGACAACTGTGGTTGTAAg ATCTACAACCTTGGAACTGGCGCTGGCTACTCGGTCCTGCagatggttaaagccatggagaAGGCATCCGGAAGAGAG ATAAACTACAAGATCGTCGCACGCCGGGACGGGGATGTGGCCTCCTGCTATGCCAACCCCGGCCTAGCTGAACAGGAGCTAGGCTGGAAAGCGGTCTTCGGCCTGGACAAAATGT GTGAAGACTTGTGGCGGTGGCAGTCTCAGAACCCCACCGGCTTCAGCAAGAACTAG